Genomic segment of Nostoc sp. TCL240-02:
AATCCGAGACTATGGCAACCTACCACCAGTAGTCTGTCACGCTGGACAGATGAATCAGGTGTTTATGAATTTGCTGGCAAATGCGATCGATGTTTTAGAAGAGGGAGTAGGGAATAGGGACTGGGGAATAGGGACTGGGGACAGGGAGAAAGATTTCCAAATACCAAAAGCCCCATGCTCCATACCCACAATTCGCATTCGTACCCTTATCAAAGAAGACCGTGTAATTATTGGCTTTGCTGACAATGGCCCAGGCATGACTGAAGAAGTACGCAAACGCTTATTTGACCCCTTCTTTACTACAAAACCCGTGGGTAAAGGCACGGGTATGGGATTATCAATTAGCTACCAAATTGTCGTCCAAAAACACGGCGGGCAAATCCAGTGTATTTCATCACCAGGAGAAGGTGCGGAGTTTGTCATCATGATTCCACTACATGAGCAACCTTCAACATAGATACAACTTTAATCTTTTCTTAATCAAAAAATTAACCTATTGGTTGTTAACTAAGATTAATTCACTTTTTGCTGCAACATTTTAACCCCCCAAAAACCTAAAATTTACAGGAATTGGGGGGATTATTTGTACTAGTAGAGTGAGTTATGACTAGAAATATTACAGTTCAATTGATTGAAAAACGTTGTAATGGTAATAAGCTGTCGCGCCTACAAGTTGCACCATTTTTCAATAAAAGCTGGAAACCCTCTCCCTGCCCCCTGCTCCCTGCCCCCCTGCGGTCTCAATGTGCAAATTAAAAGCTTAACAGCTTACTATCGCCTGCGTCGGCATAGCCCAACCCTGGCGATAGCACCTTAAAAAAAATCCCTGAATACAAGTAAAGTAGAAGGCTGGGATGATACAACCCCAAGGTCAAAATAGTATCACCTACACACGGGTTATTCATCTAAGTCACGTGATTGACATAGATATTCCCCAGTGGCCTGGAGATCCCACAGTCGAATTTGAAACTGTGGCTGAACTCAATAATGATGGCTATTACCTCCGACGTTTCGCCTTGGGGGAACATAGCGCTACCCATATCAACGCTCCTAACAGCTTTCATAGCTATAGTATGGGAATTGACCAATACCCGGCTCAATCTCTAGTTGTACCTGCGGTGGTTATAGATATTCGGCAAGCCACAGCCGTGAATTCTGATTATGCGCTGACTGTTGCTGATGTTTTGGCTTGGGAAGAAGAATACGGTGAAATTCCTCAAGGCTGCGTAGTTATACTGAATACTGGCTGGCAAAAAAAGTGGTTTGATAAAAGTGCATTTCTAAATCATGATGCTCAAGGTATTGCTCATTTTCCAGGGTTTGGTAGTGATGCAACTCAATTTTTACTGAAGGAGCGGCAAATCGCTGGAGTGGGAATTGATACTCATGGTGTAGACCCTGGACAGGATAACACTTTTGCTACTAATCGCCTGGTATTGGAAAAACCGCGTATTATTTTAGAAAATCTCACCAATTTAGATCAGTTACCACCTAAAGGTACTACTTTAGCGATCGGGATTCTTCGGTTGCGTGGTGGTTCTGGTTCTCCTGTGGGTGTCTTGGCGTTAGTGCCTTAATTTTTATATCAATATTTCTATCTCACACCAATTTTTTAAACTTGAGGATAACCTAGAAAGCAAGCAAACTTAGTACACAAAGTTCCAGTGGATAATCAGCCGGAGATTTTCAAGATGACAACTCCGCTATCTTGCCGCAATTACATCGATGGTCAATGGTTGAGTGCTGTAGGAGAAGTAACTTTAGAAAGTCGCAACCCTGCAAACAAAACCGAAATCGTTGCCACATTTCCCCGTTCCCAAGTTAATGATGTAGATACAGCAGTAGCCGCAGCCCGTAAAGCTTACCACAGTTGGCGTACAGTCCCGGCCCCAGCGAGGGCAGAATACATCTTTCGCGTCGGGGAAATATTACTCCAGCATAAAGAAGAACTTGCCCAGTTAATCAGTCGAGAAATGGGTAAACCCCTAACAGAAGCTAGGGGAGATGTCCAAGAAGGTATTGACTGTGCCTTTTACACTGCTGGCGAAGGACGGCGACTATTCGGGCAAACCACACCATCAGAAATGTCCAATAAATTCGCCATGACTGTGCGAATGCCCATAGGAGTTTGTGCCTTAATTACTCCCTGGAATTTCCCTGTGGCAATTCCTTGCTGGAAAGCTATGCCAGCTTTGGTGTGTGGCAATACAGTCATCCTCAAACCTGCCGAAGATACCTCCGCCTGTGCAACTAAATTGATTGAAATTTTCCAAAAAGCAGGTTTACCACCAGGAGTAATTAACTTAGTACATGGTGTGGGAGAAGAAGTAGGCAAAGCTTTAGTTGAGCATCCTAATGTAGATTTAGTATCTTTTACCGGTTCTTCAGAAACGGGTGCTTTTGTTGGCGCTACTTGCGGCCGCACTCACAAGCGCGTCTGTCTAGAAATGGGTGGTAAAAATGCCCAAGTGGTAATGGAAGATGCCGATTTAGAACTTGCTTTAGATGGCGCAGTGTGGGGAGCATTTGGAACAACCGGTCAACGGTGTACGGCTACTAGTCGACTGATTTTGCATCGTGATATTAAAGAAAAATTTACTACCATGCTTTATGAGCGTACTAGTAAGTTACGCTTAGGTGCTGGTAATGACACTAATACAGATATTGGCCCGATTGTCAATGATAAGCAACTCAAACAGGTGAGCAAATATTTGGATATCGCTCGTGATGAAGGAGCAAAGGTTTTAATTGGTGGAGAAATTGCTCTTGAAGGCGAATTGAAAAATGGTTACTTCTTTCAACCAACTATTTTGGATGATGTAACTCCTGATATGCGCGTCGCCCGTGAAGAGATATTTGGGCCAGTGGTGGCATTGATTGAGGTTAGTTCCTTTGAGGATGCGATCGCAATTCTCAACGATAGCAATTACGGTCTTTCTTCTTCAGTTTACACCCGCGATATCAATCGGGCTTTTACTGCCATGCGCGACATCGAAGCAGGTATCACCTATATTAACGGCCCTACTATTGGCGCAGAAGTACATTTGCCCTTTGGTGGCGTGAAACAAACTGGTAACGGACACCGCGAAGCTGGAACTACTGCCTTGGATGTTTTCACAGAATGGAAAAGCGTTTATGTTGACTTTTCTGGAAGTTTGCAACGCGCTCAGATAGATAACCGCAGTTAATTTTGTAATACAGCGATTTTTCAGTTGAGTAGACTATAAAAAAGACCTAACCCCTAGCCCCTTCCCTACTAGCGTTGGGGAGTAAGCCTTTTAGAAGAGAGAATCTAACTAACATGCATTGAAATGCAAAATTTGTAGTATCCCCTTGACATCATGGAGAGTACATACTACATTTGTAGTATGATCACAAAGACGACAACAAAAGGCAAAACTAAAACCTCTTAGAAGCTTGACAATTGCATAGATGCCACTTTTGGGGCCGCGATTGGTGTTCGACTGCTCCGAAGCCAACAAACGGACGGTTGCAGGATTCGGGTTCAATTCCCGACGGCTCCATTTGCTTTGACTTCTATTGAAGGTTGGAATAACCTCAATTAGAGCATCGCAATTATACAAACTTGGGTCTGTAGCTCTAACGGTAGAGTTCCCAGATGTCACTTGTGCCCTGACAGAAAAAGCTTACATACTTGCTCAATGGTAGAGCGATCGTATTTTAACGATAAGTGTAGGTTCAATTCCTGCGGTGTTACCACAGCTTTTTCAACTTGCATGAGGTGTGAGTGTAACTCTCACAGGGAGGGTATCGGTTCAATCCCGATCAGATCCACTTATATCAATTCGTGATTACAACAGGAGGTGATTGCAATGGTTCATATTCGATTTGAAGGACGTTCTGTTGATGTGCCAAAAACCCAATTGGGAATTGCAGCAGGGATGAATGATGTGGCGGTGAAGGAGCGTGTTGCTCGACATTTAGATGTAAATAGCGATCGCCTTTCTGCTTACGTAATCGATCGCCGTCCTAGTGGTGATTTGATTATCCGCCCTGAAGCTGTCTATGGTTAAATTTTGTTCCGCGCCCTGACTTGTGAAGTCTACACACACTCCGGCAACGGAATGCAGGTTCAATTCCTGTCGCTCCCGCTAATGGGAGCGTAGCCAAACTGGTAAAGGCAATCGTGAAAACTGCTTTGCTAACTTGCGCGGAATTACAATTATTTAAATCGTATTTGTCTATAATTTTTACCCAATACGGAGGTGAGTTCAATGATGTTAGCTAACTCATGTTTAATAACAACTCAATTAGAACAAGTGAATTTAAACAACGTGAGATATGAGCGAACATCGTTTGAGCGAGATTGTGATTGAGCGTCCTCGCGGTGGGAGGAGAATTAGCCTCAAAAAGGTGACTGGCTTTAAGAAGCGATTATATAAAATCACCGAGGATGCAATTCAGGATGGATTGTTTAATTCTTACCTGATTAAACCAATAAATAAATCCAAGTATCTTTCAGATCATCTCGGCCCCTTGCGTCGGTTTTTGCGATCGCAAGTCGGACAGCCTTGGAATGAGGTTTACAGCCAACTGTGTCAACGATTAGATCCCAGTACAATGGCAGGACAGCATGTTATCGGTCATGTGTGGGACTACGTTGAACGGCATGTGGAAATAATTGATGGTGGTTTTTACAGTAAGCCTTATCAAGGGTATCGAAATCAGCTAGATGTAAGCTATCGCGATCGCTTCTATATCCATCCTGAAACCGGAATTCTTTGTGCAGTCGAGAAAATACCTCGAAAGCAGAAGCGAAAGCAGGAACAAACTGATATTTTTATCATTGATAATTATCATCAATACCAAAAGCTAAACGAGATTTGGTATTTAATTACCTTTGAAGATATTCCACCAGTACACACTCATTATGTGATGGATGCTGTCAAGGGTAAAATTCATTATTCTGCTGCAA
This window contains:
- a CDS encoding cyclase family protein, with translation MIQPQGQNSITYTRVIHLSHVIDIDIPQWPGDPTVEFETVAELNNDGYYLRRFALGEHSATHINAPNSFHSYSMGIDQYPAQSLVVPAVVIDIRQATAVNSDYALTVADVLAWEEEYGEIPQGCVVILNTGWQKKWFDKSAFLNHDAQGIAHFPGFGSDATQFLLKERQIAGVGIDTHGVDPGQDNTFATNRLVLEKPRIILENLTNLDQLPPKGTTLAIGILRLRGGSGSPVGVLALVP
- a CDS encoding aldehyde dehydrogenase family protein — its product is MTTPLSCRNYIDGQWLSAVGEVTLESRNPANKTEIVATFPRSQVNDVDTAVAAARKAYHSWRTVPAPARAEYIFRVGEILLQHKEELAQLISREMGKPLTEARGDVQEGIDCAFYTAGEGRRLFGQTTPSEMSNKFAMTVRMPIGVCALITPWNFPVAIPCWKAMPALVCGNTVILKPAEDTSACATKLIEIFQKAGLPPGVINLVHGVGEEVGKALVEHPNVDLVSFTGSSETGAFVGATCGRTHKRVCLEMGGKNAQVVMEDADLELALDGAVWGAFGTTGQRCTATSRLILHRDIKEKFTTMLYERTSKLRLGAGNDTNTDIGPIVNDKQLKQVSKYLDIARDEGAKVLIGGEIALEGELKNGYFFQPTILDDVTPDMRVAREEIFGPVVALIEVSSFEDAIAILNDSNYGLSSSVYTRDINRAFTAMRDIEAGITYINGPTIGAEVHLPFGGVKQTGNGHREAGTTALDVFTEWKSVYVDFSGSLQRAQIDNRS